The nucleotide sequence CGCCAGGCCGACCCGACTGGTCCGGTTCGTGCCAGGAGCCGACATCGGCTCGCCTATCCGATCACCTCGTCGGCAAGTGCAGGAGTCAGGCTAGGTCCACTGCGAGGCGCTTGAGATCGGCGAGCGAGCAGTGGCCCAGAGCGCCTTCGTGAGTGGCGCGCAAGACCACGCGGGGCGCCTGGCCCGCCTCGAGAGCTTCTTGCCAACGCGGAGCACAGAGGCACCAACGGTCGCCGGGTTTCAGGCCGCGAAAGCCGAATTCCGGCATCGGTGTCGAAAGATCGTTGCCGCGGGATTTGGAAAACTCGAGAAACGCGGCGGTCATGACGGAGCAGACCGTGTGGCTACCGATGTCCTCTCGCCCAGTGTCGCAGCAGCCGTCTCGAAAGAACCCCGTCATTGGGCTTATCGAGCAGACTTCGAGCCGCTCACCGAGCACGTTACGGGGTGTGCTCGGCCGACCGCCTCCATTACCGTTGTCGTCCCTCAGCATTGCCGTCTCCGCGTGCGGTGTTGTCGACCGACTATTGATCTTTGGTGAGTCGCACCTGCCGCTTCCGACCAAGCGGACATCGTCCCCGTTTACCTCTTCGGGTACGCCGTGAAAATGTAATCTTTTGCCGCCACTATCGTGTGGCACGCGTGCCCGCAGTTGGCGCCGCTCCCAATCCTGTACGGACTGCGGCGGTCGCGCTTCGCGCATGGAGTGCGTGCCGGAAAGGCAAGAGGTCGCGCCGCTTCGAGAGCCGTTGCGCTGCGACCAGGGAACGTGATGACGTTGCTCATAGCTGCACCCCCCAAATGGTGCTGAGGGATTTGGCGAAGCTCTCGATCAGATCGAGCGCGGTGCCCTCCCGCTCATCTAGCATCCAGGCTTCCCTGCCCTCCGCGATCGCGCGAAGGTAGTTGATCTTGGCAGACAGGCCGGCCACCGTGGTGGCTGCTGTTTTGACGAGGAGACCGAAGGCATCGTTCGCGTCATCGCAGGGCTTCTCCGTGATGCTCCGGTTCGCCTTGTGCACACCATGGCTTTTCTCAAGTCGGGCAAGTTCGTCGATCGCAGCCAGGTGTGCGGCATGGGCGTTTCTGTGCTCGTCGATGGCAGCAAAGATCGGGTCGACTGCGGCCGCCATGCCAACAGTGGTTGGAATTGCAGCGGCGACGGCGCCGCCGGTAGCAATGGTGAGTAGGCGCCGCCGTGTCGGATCGACGGGAAGTGCAGACGTGTTTGTGGGTGGCGTGCTAAGCATGCTGTCAGCTTGGGTCATTTGGATTTACCGTCCTTCTTGGCTCGGGTTAGAGCCGGGGGTGGAAGTTCGCGCTTCCCCTCGGCTTGTTATTTCTGTAAACTGAAAATATGAAGAAATCAATTTCAGTAAACAAAAAAACGCGTGGCCGTCCGAAAAAGAAGGGCGGCGTCCACCCTGTGACGGCTGTACGTCTGTCGCCGGAACTCGGGTCGGCTGTCGACAAGTGGTCAGATTTGCAAGCCGATGGACCGTCACGCTCCGAGGCCATCCGGCGCCTAGTCGAACTGGGGCTCACCGTGCGGCCGAAGGCACGGAAATCCAGCGAAGGTCAGCAGCTCCGAGCGCGCGAAATGGCAAGCGTGGCGATCGACAGCATGACCGATAGTTCCGCCCACCCAAGTGATCAGGACAGCCGTAAGCGCCGTCTCCTCAAAGGACCGGAAGAATTTCGCGATGTGCGGGTGGACAGGTCAACGGCTAAGCGGAAGTGACCCGGATTGTTTTCTCGCTATTTGAGCCGGAATGGCCTACAGAGACTGATCGCCGCCCGCCCCTAGGCTGTTATCGGTGACTGAGAGCGTCTGTGCTCCCGCCTCAACTGAAGGCGGTCAAATGTCGAAGGTGTCTTCATTCAATTTTCGTGAGTGGCTGGTACCCCCAGTGTTGCTGCCGATCTTTCTTGTGCTGCTCATCGTCGCGGCGATGTTGTACAACACAAGCCCGGCCTAACGTGGCCGCGCTCGCCATACCTCGAACTCAATGGTGCAGCTCTATGAACCAAGTTTCGCTCGATCAAGTATATCGCTTTGATCAGACGCCATCCGCGCGCGTAAAACGTCTGCGCAAGGAAGCTCGCGGCACACCGCCTGGGGTCCGACGTGACGAATTGCTCCGCAGAGTGCAGCAAATCGAAAACATTTCGCCGGCTCAGGAGCCGCTTGCATCTCTCGATCTTCAACCACCTAAATGAGCAGTTCTCGGCCCATACTTGGAGGGACCGAAATGGAAACCGCTGTCGCGTATCTAATCTCTGTTGGAATAACTGCTTGCGGGATCTGGGTCGTTGCCGGAACGATTGCGGCAGGCTCGCCTTTGGCTTGGACGCTTGCTGGTCTCGCTACCGTTACGGTCGGATCTCTCAGCCTTTTTGAGCAACTTAAACCTGTGAGCTAGACCCGCTTCGTTGCCGCCGGCAGGAACGATCCGTTGCCCAGTCACTTGAACCTAATGGCATTCACTCCTCGGCCTATCGTCTGGAAGACCGTCATGTTTTTTGCAGTGACTGCTGTCCTGCTATACGCGGTCTGGGGTCCATACTGAGCAACGCGCGAATCCGAAACCTCTTTGTGCTGTTGACCATCACCCAAAACCGCGCTCCGTCCGCACCACGTCAGCTTCCTCCCGGTTGCGGCGGGGTTCTAGTTTCGCACCGTAGGCTTATACAGCTGGGGTTGAAGGCAAAAGCGAAATGAAGGACTGGAAGTGGACCCAAGATCCCAAGACCCTCCTCTGGATTATTGGTGCCCTGGTTTTCCTGATATGGGTGTTTTTGCAGAGGCAGTATTACTGAGCTTCCGCCGCCTGGTCGAGCTCGGGTTGAAGGGAAAAAGCAAATGACCAAGCCGAAGCGGTCTGCCGAGCAACAGGTTGCGGACGAGCTCGAGCGACGGGCTCTCCACCCGCTTTCGTCGAGGCAGACGATATCGGACAGCCAAGCCGAGCCAGAATTCCATGCAAACCACAAACGCCTTAGAGCAGAAAGGCTGGCGCGAGAGGCAGTCGAGCTGGGGCTGAAGGTGAAGAAATGACAAAAACGCCGGACGGGCTTCAGCCGCCCAAACAGATCACCAAAGCCGAGCGCGATGCGCGTAAGGCACTTCCGATTGAAGGTGCTCGGTCTTGTGGGATCAACCACAATTGGAACGATTGGCGCTCTCATCGGGCTTGTAACTGCCCTAAAGAAATAGCCGAACCGTGCGCCAGATTGGTTGCGAGCCGCTGATCCGGAACACGCAGCCCTACACCAAGCGCATCGCGCACAAGGGCATCTGGGTCGAGCCGGAGTTGCTAGCCGAGATCGAGTACCGGGCGAAGTCGGCCGAGGGCAAGGTGAGGCATCCGTTCTTCAAGGGTCTGCGGGAGGATTTGTGATGGCCCGGGGCGAATGGACAGAGACAGAAGTCGAGGACCTCAAAGCGGCAATCAATGATGGCCTCTCAGTCGAGGAAGCGGCGGAAATTCTCGATCGAGCTGACCGTGTTGATGAGGTCATCAAGAAGTGTCGAGAGCTGGGATTGGAGCCGAAAAAGCGCCAATCATGAGTGACATCCCGCGCTGGTTTCTGTGGCCAGAGGAAGGACCCTGCAATAGTGGTGTGCCCGCTGCGACAACTGTCATTGGCTCTGCGAGGGGCATCCGGACCAGCCGTGGTTAGGCGCGCGCGCCTGTACCTGCGGCGCTCCCGGAGCGCCATGCCCGGTCTGCAATCAATCCGATGAGTCCACCGCGCCGGATCTTCCCGAGGGATTTCAGGCGGACGTCGAAAGCTCTCAGCAGTTGCCGCGCTACACTGGCATCGACATGGATGATCCGGACCGGCCGGAGATCGAGCATTTCGGAAACTGTCCTATCTGCGGCGAGCTGATCGACATGCGCGACCTCGCCCAGGTGATCGCGCATATGCACGGCCAAAAACCAGACCCGAAACCGGACAAACACTAGGCGTGAACCCATAAATCTGCCAGGCGGATGGTTTGCGAGAGTCCGCTGTGCCCCCATAGCGAACAAATTCCGCTACGCAGCGAAATGACGCAATGGGCCATGTGTGGACGGCTCCGGTTTGGCAAGAGCTTTCTTCACGGTTTTGCAGCATTGGTCGTTGCAGCCATGTGTTCGGCCTTTTGATGCGGTTCACTTGACCGCTGGCCATAATGCCCTCCGCGGATCAGGTCCCTACCAACAACTCGCATTCAAGAATGCCTTGGCACATGTGGGTTGTCCTGATCGCCGGATCGACCGGCTCTGCATTACGTGCTGTTCGCCCTCCCAACCTTCACATCACGCCGGCTGTCCGGCGCGATTTCGTTTATCGCGCAAGCGCGACGGGTTCTTTGTATCGCTCGCCCGTGGCCATCATGGCCCAGACCATCCGCGCGATCTTGTTAGCGAGCGCGATAGCCGCAACCTTGGTCGGCCGCCTGGCCAGCAACGCCGTGAGCCAGGGCCGATGTTTGGTGCCATGGACCTTGGCGTAGCGGATGACAGAAAGCGCGCCGGCCACGAACAGGCCGCGCAGATAGCGGTCACCTTGCTTGCTTATATTGCCGAGCCTGTTCTTGCCTCCACTGGAGTGCTGTTTCGGCACCATACCGATCCAGGCCGAGAAGTTGCGCCCTGATCGGAAGGACTTTGGATCAGCAACGGCAGCGACCAAAGCGGTGGCCAGTACCGGACCGACGCCGGGGGCTGCCTCGAGCCTCATGCTCATCTCGTTGGATCGGTGCCATGCCCTGATCAGCCGGTCGAACTCCAGTATCTGCTGCTTGTTGCTTTGCAGTTGATCCCCGAGTGCCGAAAGACACGCACGAGCTATGTCCGGAACTCGCTTGTCGTTCGGATCGGTGACGACATTGAGCAGTTCCTCGACACCGTGACGACCGACCGGCGCAACGATCCCGAACTCGGCAAGATGGGCCCGGATTGCATTAATCACCGAGGTCTGCTGGCGGACGAACAAATGGCGGGCGCGGTGCAGCACCAGACCGCTCTGCTGCTCGGCGGTCTTGGTCGGCACGAACCGCATGTTGGCCCTGGTGACCGCCTCGCAAATGGCCTCTGCGTCAGTCGCGTCATTCTTCTGCCGCTTGACGTAGGGCTTCACATAGGCCGGCGGCATCAACCGCACGGTATGACCCAGTGCCTGGAGCTCGCGCGACCAATGGTGCGCCGAGCCGCAGGCTTCGATACCGACAAGACAAGGCGACAGCTTCTGGAAGAACGTCAGGACATAGCGACGTTTCAGTTGCCGGCGAACAATCACCTGTCCGCCAGCGTCAACGCCGTGAACCTGGAAAACCGACTTGGCGATATCTAAACCGATTGTCGTCATCGTCTGCATGGCTCGCTCCTCTGAATCGTGGGAGCCTTAACAGCGCCCACACCCATGGCACCGATGTGCCGGGTGGAGGAGCCGTCCACAGCAACAACAACGGACATCGCAAACTGTTACATCTGCGCTTGAGGGGGTCGGAATTTGATGACAGCGATCAGACCAATCAGCATGAAGATGGCCAGCACAGCGGCCTGTGTGACCGCGAAGGGTGGTTCGGTCTGCATCGGAGCCAACGTATTGAGAGCCGAAACCTTCCCGAAGCTCTGCACGACCAAAACGAAGACGTTAAGATAAAGCGACACAACAGCGGTGATTATGTAGATCCAGCGCCATGCGCCTACCAGGTGCTCTTTGTACAAAGCAAACAGCGCGACGGCCAGGATCACACAAGCCACAATTCCGACACCCAAAGCCGGCGTGAAGCCGTGGATGGGAAAAAGAAATCCAGTCAAGCTGGTGAGCGCCGTTGTGAAGAGAAAAAGTGCGGTTGTGACCGGCAACGTGTTCGAGGCAAACATCCCGCCCACAACGATCAGTCCACTTCCGATTGCGACAAGGGTGATAATGACGCGCAAGATTGTGAAGGCGTCCACCGACATCCCTAGGATCATGGAAAGTCCCCGTTGTTGGCGTGCTCGCTCGTACGCCGGTGCGGCGCAGGCGCGAGATGATCGACCTGCTCGCGGTGGAGGAGCCGAAGCCTAAGCCGGCGAAGATGCGGGCGGTGTTGTACGAGACAGCGATCGACAGTTGTTCAAACGCATGCGGTCGTCTAGTTCGGCCCTAACCTAACAAGCGGTCAGTGCGCCCAGAAGGCCGGTACCCAACGAAAGAGGTCGCCAGCGACCGCCACATGGCAGGTGTTGTCCAAGCTCATGTTTGTCTCCTCGTGTACTTGGGTTGTACCAGTCACTGTGCGGGCACGAGCGCCGGGGCGCCCTTGTCCTTGATCAAGAGCACCAGGAATTTCGCCGGCTGGGTGCCGCTTGCGTTCCGGTCGACGACATGAACATCATCGGGGCCTTCATAGAAGGTCTGTCCTGGTGTCAGTGTCACCTGTTGTCCACCCTTCAGCTGCATCACGACGGAGCCCTCCAGCACGTAAACAAACGCATGTGCATTGTGTCGGTGAATAGCGCTCGACCCGCCGGGCGCATGCTCGACTGTGATCATCAGAGCTTCCCTGCCGGGATGCTCCGGAAGGTCCTTAGACATGAGTGACGTGACCTTAGGCTCCTGAGCCACCGCCGTGCGGGTCATGAGGCACAGAAGAACCAACGCAACGAGTTTGATCGTCATAGTCGCCTCTTTCGTTCGTTGCCCGGGACCGCTCGGACAGACTGGGCGTACCTCCGATGCGGGATCAGGCTGCTGCCTGTGAGCGGCGGTGCCATTCGTCGAAACCGATGCGGCCGAGGCGCGCCTCGCCCAACGGCACGAGCGAGTGCTCGTCAACCCGGCCGCCCCAGTATCGGGCATCGGGATCGCTCACGACCTCACGCGGGTCGCCAACCGCCTTCAGATAGCGGGCGATGATTTCATTGAATGGCGCTCGTTCCGGGCCGGCAATCTCCACGATGCCGCTTCGCGGCGCCGCGAGTGCCACATCGGCAACGATGGCAGCAACGAATTCCAGCACCGCCTTGTCTTCAAATGAGGGCGAATTGGCGAGGTCGATCACCACCTGCACGCCGACCAAGGCCTCTTTGAGACCCTCTCCTGTGATGGTGTTGATACCACTTTGGGGGGATGCAGCGACGACGTCGTGACCGCCCTGGCGGAGAATAGCGACGGTTTTCGAGCCGATCAGGCCGGTGCCGCCGATGACGATGATCTTCATGGCTAACCTCGCTTGTCGCAGGGACACGTGGAGATGGGAGCCCGCTCTCCTCGAAGTCCAGCCGTCAGCGCGCATTTAGGGGACGATGCGCGCTGACGCCGAACACAAGTGCGCTCCTAAGCTGCCTTCCGCTCTTCTTTCTCTGCGATAAACGCAAGTAGGTCAGCATTGACCTGATCTTGAAGGGTAGCGGTAAGGCCGTGAGGCGCACCGGGATAGTAGATTTCTTTCGCGCCTTTGATCAGCTTGGCTGATTTTTTGGCAGAGGCCTTCACTGGCACGATCTGATCATCTTCGCCGTGCATTACAAGCGTTGGCACATCGAACTTTTTGAGGTCCTCAGTGAAGTCGGTCTCGGAGAAGGCCTTGACGCTATCATAGGAATTCTTAAGACCGGACTGCATGCTCCATAGCCAGAACTGATCTAAGATCCCTTGCGAGACCTTCGCGCCCGGTCTGTTCGCGCCATAGAACGCAATCGCACCGTCCTTGTAGTACTGCGAGCGGTCTTTCATGAGTCCAGCGCGGATGCCGTCAAATACTTCCATCGGTAGCCCATCCGGATTGCCTTCGGTCTTCAACATGAGCGGCGGCACCGCGGCAATGAGGACAACTTTCTTAACGCGGTCGGTACCATGCCGTCCGATGTAGCGCGTAACTTCGCCGCCGCCTGTCGAGTGACCGACGAGTGTAACGTCACACAGATCGAGCGCTTCGATGACGGCAGCTAGATCGTCGGCGTAGCCGTTCATGTCGTTGTGGGCAGAAGCTTGGCTTGAACGGCCGTGACCCCGTCTGTCGTGCGCGATGCAGCGGTAGCCGTGCTGCACGAGGAACATCATTTGACCGTCCCAGGCATCGGAACTGAGCGGCCAACCGTGCGAGAATGTGATGACCGGGCCCGCGCCCCAGTCCTTGTAGTAGATTTGCGTGCCATCTTTGGTGGTGATCGTACTCATGACATAGGCTCCTTTCCTGCCTTTTTGAATTCTGCAAGAATGGCTTCTATCCGCGCGGCCTGGCCGGCATCACCTTCGCCGTCACGGCGAGCGCGCTCTTTTCCCTTTTGTTTGAATTTGCAAGGCTATTGTCGCAGGAACTTAGATTGCGACCGGCGTCCGGCGCCAGTGTAGAAGTTCAACGCGTCGCTCGCGCTGTCATGGGACAACACACATTGCTCTTCGTCGAAGCCGTTTTCCTCGGCGAAGTGGCTGCCTAAACGTAGGCCAACCCAAACTTTCCAAAGACATTTTCAGGGCGACATTAAACACGTTTTCAACGGGACATTCCATCAGCCATGTGAACGGCCCCATCACTTTATATTAATCGAGGGCGTCGCTCTGACAGCCGAAAACTTTCACAACGTTCATGGCGCGAATGGTCGGAGCAGTGTCGTTGAATGACGCGCTGCACGGCCCGTGGACGATCACAGCGCAGCGAAAGGTCTGACTTCCGAGCTGGGTCATTCGCGTCGGTTTGACTGGACTACGGCGGCTTCCTGTCCCGGTGAACGGCGTTCTCAGGACAGGCGGGCATGTCTCAAAGGTGCCAGGTGCGGACATCCACCATTATTCGGCGCAGTCGTTACGACCGTCCGTCAACACTATCCGATACTCACCTCTTTCCGTAATCCGTGAAAACGTAGTCGCGGTTCTGCACCACCGAGTGGCACGAGAACCCGCACTTGGCGTCGTTTTCCTGCGGCGGATTGTCCGCTGCAGTGGCGGGCTTAAACGTATCGGACGCGGCGTCATAGTTGAACTCGGCCCATCCCCATCCGCCGCTGTCCGCGAACCTCTTGCTGTCCTTCACCATGAAACCAGCGTCAAGCTGAGTACCTGGCACCGTTGGCTGACCGGGATACGTCTCTTGTATTTTCGGGCTCCAATGAATTTTCGCCATCTTGGCGCCGTCTGGGAAAGGCTTGCCATTGCCGGGCACGCCTTCCTTATAGGCGTCGATCATTACCGGATTTCCCACGATCACAGCGATCTTGCCTCCGCTCTCGCTCATCGCGATCACTGGCCAGTCCTCGTATCCCCTGAACTCAGAGAACCCGAGGCCATTCGGTACTTGCACAGTGTATTTGTCCTGCGCGGAAATTGCGACACCAGCCGCCAAAACGGCGATCGATACCGAAATACTGAGACTGATCAGCGTGTTTTTTTCATTGTCGCATCTCCTAACCCCGTTGTTGGAAATTGCGTCGTCGCATTGTTTTCTCCGAGGCTTAGGGCTGCGCTGCCCGTTGCTCACGAAGAACATGATTACAGCATGGATTTGCGCGTTGCGAAATGGGGTCCAATGCCATGTGCATAGCGGTATTTCTAAACTGTCGACGATGCCCGCTAATGGAATGCGAGTGGCCTGAATTGAAATACGGGCGCACAAAAGCAGGATGGATGAGACCCCCGCAGAGATCAGATTGGTCCAAGCGTGATCTTGAACAAGTATAACCACAATGTGCCTTAAAGCAGCGCGCTGATACCAACGGTGATTCTCGCGCCTCCCGGCCCGTCGGCTCATGTTTGCCGATGTGCCGATTTCAACACGAGCGCATCGCTGTTTTCATTTGAGGATGCCTCGCGCCGGCATAAGGCGTTCGGCTCGAACGATTTGCTGGTGCACAAACCAACGTATCGGATGCGCCGATGAGGGAACCGTTTTCCGAATGGTTATGGGCGTTATCAGGTCACGCGACATCATGCGTTCATGTGGCAGACTTTACGTAGTCGAAGAATTCCTGAAGCTGAGCGGGCCCCCTTTGCGCCGACAATATCCGCAACCGAACTCGTTACCCGACGGCGAAATCATAATTGACTGCTTTCGACGCGGGCAGTCTGCCGTCCAAACACTGCTATTGTGGCCCGCCACCCTGGGATGGAGATCTAACTGTCTTGCCAGTTTCAATATAGGGGCCTCATGGCTTAGTTGCGCTGCTTCCGCAGCCAAGGTGTTGCCCTTTAGCTCCTCAGCAATAGCCCTAACGATGTCTGTTAGTTCGTCAGTCGAGAGAAGGCCGGGTATGTACGGCGGTCTCGGAAATTCATGGGGAAACCTAGCGCGCACGAGCGCGCACAGAAGTACCCTTCCCGCCTCGCGCTCAGTGAACTGGCGAGGAGCACCCGCAAGACAACAGCACCTCCATTTTGAGTTTACCCAGTAAAAGTCGCCGCTCGCGCGCGCAGCTAAGCTTTCTCTGGTAAATTTCTCGGCATCGGTCGTGAGCGACCAGAGCAAATCCCGCTTATCATGACGAAACAAAAAAAGCGCTTCGTTTAGTTCGGTGATGCCCAGGTCCCGCTCCCACACACCAAGGAATAGCGCGTTGGGTGGAATCCGGCCTTGATGGTTTGGCGCATGGCCCCACGGATCAACGAATGATTTCTCGCTGTCTCCGGCGGAAAGCTCCGGGATATTCGACAAAAAAACCTCCATCGGTTTGACCGAGGAGGGCTGACAATCGCGCGACCCGCTTCGTTGCCGAATGGCCGCATCCCCTTGCGGAGCCACCTTGCCCGGGAACGGCAGGTTGGCGAGGGCGTCAGCCCCTCTCTTGATGCTGGCTGTCAGTATAGCAGGTTCAAACATCTTCTTCTAGGGCTGGAGTTGAGAAGCCTCGTTTGAAGCCAGCAGCACGATGCAATTCGCTCCAGGTTGGGCGAGCCAAGGCTACGGCGCAAAGCCGACCGCCCGCTGCGCCGCCACTAGAGGCCGCACGCGACCAGCCTTGCTCCACCACCACTACGTTGGACACGATCCCCGGCCGTGGCATTCGTCGGCACGTCTACGAACTCGCCTCTCGCGAAT is from Bradyrhizobium sp. AZCC 2176 and encodes:
- a CDS encoding DUF2237 family protein, with product MLRDDNGNGGGRPSTPRNVLGERLEVCSISPMTGFFRDGCCDTGREDIGSHTVCSVMTAAFLEFSKSRGNDLSTPMPEFGFRGLKPGDRWCLCAPRWQEALEAGQAPRVVLRATHEGALGHCSLADLKRLAVDLA
- a CDS encoding IS110 family transposase, with amino-acid sequence MQTMTTIGLDIAKSVFQVHGVDAGGQVIVRRQLKRRYVLTFFQKLSPCLVGIEACGSAHHWSRELQALGHTVRLMPPAYVKPYVKRQKNDATDAEAICEAVTRANMRFVPTKTAEQQSGLVLHRARHLFVRQQTSVINAIRAHLAEFGIVAPVGRHGVEELLNVVTDPNDKRVPDIARACLSALGDQLQSNKQQILEFDRLIRAWHRSNEMSMRLEAAPGVGPVLATALVAAVADPKSFRSGRNFSAWIGMVPKQHSSGGKNRLGNISKQGDRYLRGLFVAGALSVIRYAKVHGTKHRPWLTALLARRPTKVAAIALANKIARMVWAMMATGERYKEPVALAR
- a CDS encoding cytochrome P460 family protein, with protein sequence MFFVSNGQRSPKPRRKQCDDAISNNGVRRCDNEKNTLISLSISVSIAVLAAGVAISAQDKYTVQVPNGLGFSEFRGYEDWPVIAMSESGGKIAVIVGNPVMIDAYKEGVPGNGKPFPDGAKMAKIHWSPKIQETYPGQPTVPGTQLDAGFMVKDSKRFADSGGWGWAEFNYDAASDTFKPATAADNPPQENDAKCGFSCHSVVQNRDYVFTDYGKR
- a CDS encoding cupin domain-containing protein — encoded protein: MTIKLVALVLLCLMTRTAVAQEPKVTSLMSKDLPEHPGREALMITVEHAPGGSSAIHRHNAHAFVYVLEGSVVMQLKGGQQVTLTPGQTFYEGPDDVHVVDRNASGTQPAKFLVLLIKDKGAPALVPAQ
- a CDS encoding alpha/beta fold hydrolase: MSTITTKDGTQIYYKDWGAGPVITFSHGWPLSSDAWDGQMMFLVQHGYRCIAHDRRGHGRSSQASAHNDMNGYADDLAAVIEALDLCDVTLVGHSTGGGEVTRYIGRHGTDRVKKVVLIAAVPPLMLKTEGNPDGLPMEVFDGIRAGLMKDRSQYYKDGAIAFYGANRPGAKVSQGILDQFWLWSMQSGLKNSYDSVKAFSETDFTEDLKKFDVPTLVMHGEDDQIVPVKASAKKSAKLIKGAKEIYYPGAPHGLTATLQDQVNADLLAFIAEKEERKAA